A genomic segment from Zygotorulaspora mrakii chromosome 1, complete sequence encodes:
- the NCE101 gene encoding Nce101p (similar to Saccharomyces cerevisiae NCE101 (YJL205C); ancestral locus Anc_1.129), with translation MVQQAPYLLGKYWDPVFAIVVGTLSYYSYERKVGRPEGHRLNDLIRKRLAGKEAQ, from the coding sequence ATGGTACAACAAGCACCCTACCTGCTAGGGAAGTACTGGGACCCGGTATTTGCTATCGTTGTGGGTACGTTGAGCTATTATTCCTACGAAAGAAAGGTCGGCAGACCAGAAGGCCATAGATTGAATGACCTGATTCGGAAGCGTTTAGCGGGCAAAGAGGCACAATAA
- a CDS encoding F-box protein encodes MKRSTFDRHAYSQSPASTRKIQKFYVSLVLFELLPHELILHILRYISRTDLIILASTSKRIRSVLQPYLFANTKVSWRDLMNNWELCKMPVIARDPYVIERLRLVDSCSKNEWTFPFAELFSSSRLPNLKSLTLETAGSSSFFKYSAVGSRLEKLSIHTVRPGSIFNLEHVSPFAALKHLTLTNFEIETFEENDSWCPNLSTLSLENCTWCYPFQLENFGREKITSLFLKYSNAFIISERFKMFLNNPNFTKLHHISITNNETNLKLTLSVHIMNLIESIPTLKTVELIGNIYNETIHNFTTYDLDNCTNYLALNNVKIFYSSFLQGS; translated from the coding sequence ATGAAACGATCCACATTTGACCGACATGCTTACTCTCAGAGCCCGGCATCGACACGcaagattcaaaagttttatGTTTCCCTTgtgctttttgaattgttgCCACATGAACTCATTTTGCACATTTTGCGCTATATTTCTAGAACAGATCTCATCATACTGGCGAGCACTTCTAAGAGAATACGGTCAGTATTGCAACCGTATTTGTTTGCAAACACGAAGGTATCGTGGAGAGACCTGATGAACAATTGGGAACTATGTAAAATGCCCGTGATAGCAAGAGACCCCTATGTTATAGAGAGACTTCGATTAGTCGATAGTTgctcaaaaaatgaatggaCTTTCCCATTTGCAGAACTATTCTCCAGCAGCAGGCTTCCAAACTTGAAGAGTTTAACGCTTGAAACAGCAGGCTCTAGtagctttttcaaatactcaGCTGTTGGAAGTCGTCTAGAAAAACTCAGCATTCATACGGTACGACCAGGTTCGATATTCAATTTGGAGCATGTCAGTCCGTTTGCAGCCTTAAAACATTTAACTTTGACAAATTTCGAAATCGAAACATTCGAAGAGAATGATTCATGGTGTCCCAATTTAAGCACTTTATCCCTGGAAAATTGCACATGGTGTTATCCATTTCAGTTAGAGAACTTTGGTCGTGAAAAGATTACGagtttgtttttgaaatattcaaatgcATTCATTATAAGTGAAAGATTTAAAATGTTTCTGAATAATCCGAATTTTACGAAATTGCACCATATATCTATAACAAATAACGAAACGAATCTGAAACTGACATTATCAGTTCATATCATGAATTTAATTGAATCAATACCAACCCTTAAGACTGTAGAGTTGATTGGCAACATCTATAATGAGACCATTCATAATTTTACAACTTATGATTTAGATAATTGCACCAATTATCTGGCATTGAATAAcgtgaaaattttctattCTAGCTTTTTACAGGGAAGCTGA
- a CDS encoding uncharacterized protein (similar to Saccharomyces cerevisiae RNH203 (YLR154C); ancestral locus Anc_1.130) — protein MTEYTAHFIPCKVRYNGATEEFVDNFHCDNEDDLTLKRKEDDSLNGEKLCVRHIRGRKIVGKKFLGSDGYQTFLVKTGTREGEDGETGQISLDTTSKIEPIAKISSMINYERDGNEERLLEELEKFQQFLDVSDVIHS, from the coding sequence ATGACCGAGTATACAGCACACTTCATACCCTGCAAAGTCAGATACAATGGAGCTACCGAAGAATTTGTCGACAATTTTCACTGCGACAACGAGGACGATTTAACgctgaaaaggaaagaagaCGACTCGCTAAACGGTGAAAAGCTCTGCGTGAGACATATCAGAGGCAGGAAAATTGTGGGCAAGAAGTTTCTTGGTTCAGATGGCTACCAAACCTTTCTGGTCAAGACCGGAACGCGTGAAGGTGAGGACGGCGAGACCGGGCAAATCTCTCTTGATACAACGTCAAAGATAGAACCCATAGCCAAGATCTCATCAATGATCAATTACGAACGTGATGGCAACGAAGAGCGACTACTAGAAGAGCTGGAGAAGTTCCAGCAGTTCCTTGACGTGTCAGATGTAATTCATTCATGA
- the RCY1 gene encoding Rcy1p (similar to Saccharomyces cerevisiae RCY1 (YJL204C); ancestral locus Anc_1.131) encodes MEDLLRVRNIVINIASNLNTRDYVNFRQVNKKVHDIHLSDDTDNEIWSQKLLLMGIKKEQTQIAENQEVIHELEFDNEKELDCVTIFKDIKSFREKDAKRIYIKFYRCFQPYCNKLKSNSLAHFFPQKYDDDPLIQVKIFSYISRYNKGNKNEFDEYQKIDQNLNMLKEIFINSVLQEMDANFAKENYSQVGKFIQVLLLSHEERNAVEFFRSKADPTFEMNLPGSVFYDDETLNEKSLDEALEKVKDFLNSKIELVDTLFADTYPVILEFTESFIQENFLDYMNEQFGKEESRLQYMPEMYSKTMANVCGKLKASKNGGEFFGKVVKEFFDMYLEPKIVTYLEFQPRIFQKSISNKLDQYKDEAEAREKEQNEQIYNSLRDQSVEKNNITDDKNDFLSSFTKIFKLTNSERQKNAEQLQLAYNLNLLNNNLQNIKSLVSLDLCYNIVQQAQTLTDQMYTFHQIEKIVGTMRSRCQEIFKILINELGWNHIKPGFEKATVLLQKYDSNEIQRVELKLEGVETQVEPLVQFTELINIGDIILQMISIFYRNELIQKCIIDKNRDFLNDVVQAKKNFETMLDDFVAEGLNIGINKLMDEVDFVFNTIQLPDDYNPNTKQGEASSKEIKPTQCALKNIELLNNHAFLLTGATDKGTIDVYKQEIGERFFNELVKHIKKSLISPDGAIFLICDLNLYYDFIATKLKQKRIVPLFAALKNVAQLYIISGKDSKELGKMISDVGRFQGIFSQEEVYEFVERRSDWVRVKRDVEKVMYGLGVKDCTIM; translated from the coding sequence TGATAATGAAATATGGTCTCAGAAACTTCTTTTAATGGgtataaaaaaagagcaaacTCAGATCGCAGAAAATCAGGAAGTGATACATGAGCTGGAATTTGACAACGAAAAGGAACTGGATTGTGTTACAATTTTTAAGGACATAAAAAGTTTCAGGGAAAAGGATGCGAAGAGGATATATATCAAGTTTTATCGGTGCTTTCAACCCTATTGCAATAAGTTAAAATCAAATAGTTTAGCACATTTTTTCCCACAAAAATATGATGATGATCCTCTCATTCaagtcaaaatatttagcTATATCTCAAGGTATAACaaaggaaacaaaaatgagtttgatgaatatcaaaaaattgatcaaaatttgaacatGTTGAAGGAGATATTCATAAACTCTGTCCTTCAAGAAATGGATGCAAATTTTGCTAAGGAGAATTACTCACAGGTAGGTAAATTTATTCAGGTCCTGCTACTATCGCATGAGGAGAGAAATGCCGTTGAGTTCTTTAGATCGAAAGCAGATCccacttttgaaatgaatCTTCCAGGAAGTGTTTTctatgatgatgaaacCTTGAATGAGAAATCTTTGGATGAAGCCTTAGAAAAAgtgaaagattttttgaactcGAAAATAGAGCTAGTGGATACTTTATTTGCAGATACATATCCAGTAATCTTGGAGTTTACAGAAAGTTTTATACAAGAAAACTTTTTAGACTATATGAATGAACAATTTGGCAAGGAAGAATCTAGATTACAATACATGCCCGAAATGTACTCTAAAACTATGGCTAATGTTTGCGGAAAATTAAAGGCATCCAAAAATGGCGGAGAATTCTTCGGAAAAGTTGTGAAAGAATTCTTTGACATGTATTTAGAGCCGAAAATTGTAACTTATTTGGAATTTCAACctagaatttttcaaaagtcaATAAGTAATAAGTTGGATCAATATAAGGATGAAGCAGAAGCCAGAGAAAAGGAACAAAACGAACAGATTTACAATTCTCTACGTGACCAGAGTGTagaaaagaataatatAACAGATGATAAAAACGATTTTCTGAGCTCATTCACTAAAATATTCAAACTTACCAATAGCGAAAGGCAAAAGAATGCAGAACAATTACAATTAGCATACAATTTAAACTTGCTGAACAACAATCtacaaaatatcaaatctCTGGTTAGTTTGGACCTTTGTTATAATATTGTTCAGCAGGCTCAAACATTAACAGATCAAATGTACACCTTTCAtcagattgaaaaaattgtcgGTACAATGAGAAGTCGATGTCaagaaatattcaaaattcttaTAAATGAACTTGGGTGGAACCATATAAAGCCtggatttgaaaaggctACTGTGTTGCTTCAAAAGTATGACTCGAACGAAATACAGAGAGTAGAGTTGAAACTTGAGGGTGTGGAGACTCAGGTCGAACCACTCGTTCAATTTACCGAATTAATCAATATTGGAGATATTATACTTCaaatgatatcaatattttatAGAAACGAGCTGATTCAGAAATGCATAATAGATAAGAATCGTGATTTTCTCAACGATGTTGTCCAAgccaagaaaaattttgagacGATGCTCGATGACTTTGTTGCCGAAGGCTTGAATATTGGTATAAATAAATTGATGGATGAAGTTGATTTTGTATTCAATACAATTCAGCTCCCTGACGATTATAATCCTAATACAAAGCAGGGTGAAGCAAGTTCGAAAGAGATCAAGCCAACACAATGTGCCctaaaaaatattgaacttttgaataatcATGCATTTTTATTAACGGGGGCAACAGACAAAGGCACAATTGATGTTTacaaacaagaaattgGGGAAAGATTTTTTAATGAATTGGTTAAACATATAAAGAAAAGTCTTATTTCACCTGATGGTGCAATTTTCTTAATTTGCGATCTAAATTTATACTATGATTTTATTGCAACCAAGTTGAAGCAAAAACGAATAGTACCATTATTTGCAGCATTGAAAAACGTTGCTCAGTTATATATTATTTCAGGAAAGGATTCCAAGGAACTCGGGAAGATGATTTCTGACGTAGGGAGATTTCAAGGGATATTTTCGCAGGAAGAGGTATACGAATTTgtggaaagaagaagtgaTTGGGTGCGCGTCAAAAGAGATGTCGAGAAGGTAATGTATGGATTAGGGGTAAAAGACTGTACCATTATGTAA